The window TACTGGCAAAattttgcaaaaagaaaaatgaaaagaaagttcAAAACTTTACAAGTCTTGACATAAgaactaaattaattaaacaactTTTTTTTGAGGGTATATTACATATTAAATGTGTATGTCATAGTTCTTCCTCAGCTATTACCATTTTGCTAAGAGGGCTTGGTCCAAGCTTCTTCCTTCTCCTCATCAAATTCCTTTTCCTTATAACTTCCATTTGGTTTCTCCTCCTCACTTGCATCATTGCCTCTTCTTCGACCACGAATCTCCGCATCAAAACGTCGTCTGTGAGAGACTTTCCTCGAAAAAACCGTCGACTACTTTCGCCGCTAAGTCTTGCACTTGGAAGAAGTATTCTTTCATGTGTGATAATATGATTGTTATTGCCATTGTTGTTGTTACTATTGGTTGGAAATGGCTTAGATCTTGGATAGCTATGGCTTCTTCTTGGTGGAATTTCAGCTTGTTGAAAAATTTCATTGTAAGAAGAGATTGGGGCACAAAGACATACTCTTGTGAATGAAGTTGCTATCTTTAGAGAAGTGcattttctcattttgttgttgttgttgttcttatTCCCATTATTGGCCTTGGAATTGAATGTCCCATTTGGTGTTGTAATTGTGATTTCTCTTGACTTTGAACTTGTTTTCCATTGAGTTCCCACTATTTCCATTGCTCTTTGATACCACGGCTTCCTGCTAAACACCATTTTCGTCGTCAATTGACACGAAAACTTATATCATAAAGGTCCAACAAGGGGTGGAAATGAATATTAACTAAGGAAGAAATAACAATGTAGATGTTTGAACATAAGAATCTACTGAACCAATTTGTTTCACGAAAGTTTGAGTTAacattctttttttcaattgaGAAATGGGAAAAACCCTTTAGAGGAAAATCCTTTAAAGGGttagaatttgagaagaaagaGCTAGGAATCGACTAATTTGTAGacaaaaaaaattccaaaaatggGAGGCTCTATTTTCACTAGTCGATGAGACAAACCCAACTTTAGGTTTAGAGTTGTTGAGTTTAAAAAACAGACtaacaaataacaaaacaaGACTTGTTCAAAACACATATCGGGACCAAGTCTAAATTACTATAATTAAAGAATTTTTCTAATGTTTAAGGAAAGTAAAATTAGTGttatttttctcaaaaaaaaaaaaaaaaaaaagaaaagaaaagaaaaagaaaagagaaatgtGTTCTCATGTGCAAAAGTTAATAAAATGACTTCAAAACTAGAAAGTCAAAGAGAATTGAGAGAATTAATGATGAAATTAAAAGGTGACATGTTTATTTTGATAATAAAACTTTATAAAAGTGAAGctatatttatgttttaattatcaaattaaatgataaatAGTTAATTACTcttatttttgataatttgaaaattttgggcTAATTAACAATGGGCCTAAAGTTTAAGCCCAAACCTAAGAAGTGATACTAGTGGCCCAGTTTTAATTTTCAACCAAAATCATGTCCTCAATATTTTTCAAACATCTCTATTGTTTAAATCAAATTATACCAGTTTTTATACGAATAGCAAAAAGGTTATGGTTTGCACGTTTCACCTATCATTGAAAGTTTTAAACtatctatagaatatataacacaataaactaaaaattatgaaaaaaaatctctctcctAACtccttttagaaaaaataaactgTCGAATTCTACTCAAATGAGCTTTAAGTTCAGTAGTAATTGATGGATGGTTCGACCCCACCCTTATATCCCCTACTAAAAAACTCATCAAATTCTACTCTTAGTTTTCTCGAGGAAAGTAAGCAAAAATTTGGGATGAATGAAGGGTTGAATTTATAGTGAAAGATAGTGTGAGGCACAGAATTAAAGGTAAAGCTTCCAATTATTATTGCCTTCAAAATATAACATAATATTATAGGAAAAGAGCCAATAAGGTGGTGAGTAAAACCCACAAAGAGACTTTGATTCCCTTCACAATTTAACACAATAATGATTTGTAGAGAGAAGTTAGAGCTGCCACAATTTAGGTACAAAACCCACAACGAAAAACTTTCAAAATTGTCTTCAAATTAACAATTTAAAGCATATAATTagctatatatatgtgtgtgtgtgtgtgtgtgtgtgtataattgaaaagagagaagagaaattGTAGTACCTTGGATTATTTGAGGTGTTTGGTTCTGGCATGAACAAATTAGCAAGCTAATTAGATTTGAATATGGAGCTTGCAAATTAGAAGATGAATAATATTCACAAAGACACCCAAAAATTCTCATTTAAGACACTTTGTTTGAGAGAGTCTCTCCAAACAAGAATTCTTGGGGTTTTTTTTGGCCTCAAGATTTTGTAAATGAGGCTACCAAATATGCCttctccttctctctctctctctctctctctctctctctctctctctctctctatagaTCTCTCTTTGATATTCTTTATTACAGTCTGATCTCTTGAGTTCTATCATATATGGATTCCTATTGATTCTTGCTTTTTCATTTcacttccttttcttttattatatattattattattattactctcTTTTACTCTTTTGaatattgaagaagaagaagaagagagagagtttttaataaacaataataataaaggaaAAGTAAAACTTGATGCTTTTGATGTGATTAGTACTTTCTCCCAACAGTGTTTTTAtcattttagaaaattttgagaaactGGTTGACAACTTTTTCTATAAGGGATTTGAGATTGGGAAAGTTTCTAGgccaattaattaatcatattctttatttactattattattatcctTTAATGacccttttttttaattagctCTCTCAgttatttaaattcaa is drawn from Cucumis melo cultivar AY chromosome 11, USDA_Cmelo_AY_1.0, whole genome shotgun sequence and contains these coding sequences:
- the LOC103498954 gene encoding uncharacterized protein LOC103498954 isoform X1, translated to MPEPNTSNNPSRKPWYQRAMEIVGTQWKTSSKSREITITTPNGTFNSKANNGNKNNNNNKMRKCTSLKIATSFTRVCLCAPISSYNEIFQQAEIPPRRSHSYPRSKPFPTNSNNNNGNNNHIITHERILLPSARLSGESSRRFFRGKSLTDDVLMRRFVVEEEAMMQVRRRNQMEVIRKRNLMRRRKKLGPSPLSKMVIAEEEL
- the LOC103498954 gene encoding uncharacterized protein LOC103498954 isoform X2, which gives rise to MPEPNTSNNPRKPWYQRAMEIVGTQWKTSSKSREITITTPNGTFNSKANNGNKNNNNNKMRKCTSLKIATSFTRVCLCAPISSYNEIFQQAEIPPRRSHSYPRSKPFPTNSNNNNGNNNHIITHERILLPSARLSGESSRRFFRGKSLTDDVLMRRFVVEEEAMMQVRRRNQMEVIRKRNLMRRRKKLGPSPLSKMVIAEEEL